The following are from one region of the Knoellia sp. p5-6-4 genome:
- a CDS encoding ABC transporter ATP-binding protein, translating into MPAETQRTTPVGGGDALLSVRGIKKVYASDHGSVEAVRDLTFDLRDGELACLVGPSGCGKTTLLKCISGLLEPTEGEVRLSGTPVMGPPKGMAVVFQEYGRSLFPWMTVRDNVELPLKNAGMGGKERRELTERSLHEVGLEHAGKRYPWQLSGGMQQRVAIARAIAYQPRVLLMDEPFAAVDAQTRADLEDLIRKVWKDLGVTILFVTHDIDESVYLGERVIMLSSSPTVVQEDLAIDLPAERDQLGTRSLSRFTELRGHVYEQIQKAKRAAPQQGSSDTATEVAHVG; encoded by the coding sequence ATGCCGGCTGAGACGCAACGCACCACTCCCGTCGGTGGCGGCGACGCCCTGCTGTCGGTTCGCGGGATCAAGAAGGTCTACGCCAGCGACCACGGGTCGGTGGAGGCGGTCCGCGACCTCACCTTCGACCTGCGCGACGGCGAGCTCGCCTGCCTGGTCGGTCCGTCCGGCTGCGGCAAGACGACGCTGCTCAAGTGCATCTCCGGACTGCTCGAGCCGACGGAGGGCGAGGTGCGGCTGTCCGGCACGCCGGTGATGGGCCCGCCCAAGGGGATGGCCGTGGTCTTCCAGGAGTACGGACGCTCGCTCTTCCCGTGGATGACGGTGCGCGACAATGTCGAGCTGCCGCTGAAGAACGCGGGGATGGGTGGCAAGGAACGCCGTGAGCTGACCGAGCGCTCGCTGCACGAGGTGGGGCTCGAGCACGCCGGCAAGCGCTACCCGTGGCAGCTGTCGGGCGGCATGCAGCAGCGGGTGGCCATCGCACGGGCGATCGCCTACCAGCCGCGGGTGCTGCTCATGGACGAGCCGTTCGCCGCCGTCGACGCCCAGACCCGCGCCGACCTCGAGGACCTCATCCGCAAGGTGTGGAAGGACCTCGGCGTGACGATCCTCTTCGTCACCCACGACATCGACGAGTCGGTCTACCTCGGCGAGCGCGTCATCATGCTGTCCAGCTCGCCGACCGTGGTCCAGGAGGACCTCGCCATCGACCTGCCGGCCGAGCGCGACCAGCTCGGGACGCGCTCGCTGTCGCGGTTCACGGAGCTGCGCGGCCACGTCTACGAGCAGATCCAGAAGGCGAAGAGGGCTGCGCCGCAACAGGGCTCGTCCGACACCGCAACCGAGGTCGCCCACGTTGGCTGA
- a CDS encoding benzaldehyde dehydrogenase gives MTFFDPQAWSGRLYSSGWTGGAAGAHDVVEPATGTTIGSYGVATADDVARAVDVAAKAQRDWAAQPYTERARVMRNAARLVEEHAPVLADWLVREAGSGQGKAAFEASLVAGEFHTGAATAEAPYGQLLRTAQPRLSMARRVPAGVVGVISPFNFPQILASRSVAPALATGNAVILKPDPRTAVSGGLFLAAILEEAGLPEGLFHVLPGGVEVGSALVEEPRVRIISFTGSTAAGRKVGEAAGRMLKRAHLELGGNNALIVLDDVDLPAAVSAGAWGSFLHQGQICMTTGRHLVHERIYDEYVERLAATADHIPVGNPATSEAPLGPVIDAHQRDRIHDLVTRSQAAGARLAAGGTYEDLFYRPTVLAESGYDHPAFSDEVFGPVAPVARFSTVEEAIALATQSEYGLSLGILTRDVMKAWDIAGQIPSGIVHINDQTVDDEPTAPFGGVGFSGTGTRFGGVEANVEAFTETQWVTMQGSITPYPF, from the coding sequence ATGACGTTCTTCGATCCGCAGGCCTGGTCCGGCCGGCTCTACAGCTCGGGCTGGACGGGTGGCGCCGCAGGGGCGCACGACGTCGTCGAGCCCGCGACCGGCACCACCATCGGCTCCTACGGCGTGGCGACCGCCGACGACGTCGCCCGCGCTGTCGACGTGGCTGCGAAGGCCCAGCGGGACTGGGCCGCCCAGCCCTACACGGAGCGGGCGCGGGTGATGCGCAACGCCGCCCGCCTCGTCGAGGAGCACGCCCCCGTGCTCGCCGACTGGCTCGTGCGCGAGGCCGGCTCGGGCCAGGGCAAGGCAGCGTTCGAGGCGAGCCTGGTGGCAGGGGAGTTCCACACCGGCGCGGCCACGGCCGAGGCGCCGTACGGCCAGCTGCTGCGCACCGCCCAGCCCCGGCTGAGCATGGCGCGCCGCGTGCCCGCCGGTGTCGTCGGCGTCATCTCGCCGTTCAACTTCCCCCAGATCCTGGCCAGCCGATCGGTCGCGCCGGCGCTGGCGACCGGCAACGCGGTGATCCTCAAGCCCGACCCGCGCACGGCCGTCTCCGGTGGCCTCTTCCTCGCCGCGATCCTCGAGGAGGCGGGCCTGCCCGAGGGCCTGTTCCACGTGCTCCCCGGCGGCGTCGAGGTCGGCAGCGCGCTCGTGGAGGAGCCGCGCGTGCGGATCATCTCCTTCACCGGTTCGACGGCTGCCGGTCGCAAGGTCGGCGAGGCCGCGGGCCGGATGCTCAAGCGCGCCCACCTCGAGCTCGGCGGCAACAACGCCCTCATCGTGCTCGACGACGTCGACCTGCCGGCAGCCGTGTCGGCCGGTGCGTGGGGCTCCTTCCTGCACCAGGGCCAGATCTGCATGACGACCGGTCGCCACCTGGTGCACGAGCGGATCTACGACGAGTACGTCGAGCGCCTCGCGGCCACCGCCGACCACATCCCGGTCGGGAACCCGGCAACCTCGGAGGCGCCCCTCGGCCCGGTGATCGACGCGCACCAGCGCGACCGCATCCACGACCTCGTCACGCGGTCGCAGGCTGCGGGGGCTCGGCTGGCGGCGGGCGGCACCTACGAGGACCTGTTCTACCGCCCCACCGTCCTCGCCGAGAGCGGCTACGACCACCCGGCCTTCTCCGACGAGGTGTTCGGTCCGGTCGCGCCGGTGGCGCGGTTCTCGACGGTCGAGGAGGCGATCGCCCTGGCCACCCAGAGCGAGTACGGCCTGTCGCTCGGCATCCTGACGAGGGACGTCATGAAGGCCTGGGACATCGCCGGCCAGATTCCCTCGGGCATCGTGCACATCAACGACCAGACCGTCGACGACGAGCCGACCGCGCCGTTCGGCGGCGTCGGGTTCTCAGGCACCGGCACCCGCTTCGGCGGTGTCGAGGCCAACGTGGAGGCCTTCACCGAGACCCAGTGGGTCACGATGCAGGGCTCCATCACGCCCTACCCCTTCTAG
- a CDS encoding thiamine pyrophosphate-dependent enzyme: protein MREAAFAVMRDVGLTTIFSNPGSTEVPFLADLPDDLDFVLALHEASVVGIATGHALATGSPALALVHTTAGLGNAVAAIATARVNRAPVVVMVGQQDRRHLALEPFLAGRLAGLAGDYPVEVLAPVWAGDVPSAIARAAHRAQAAQGPVLLVVPMDDWDQPAAPDAVAAPQRLATAPSGLPAELDEVVGLAAGARSPAVLAGAGVDTAAGWDAVRRLARAAHAPVYAEPFGARAGFDQTDPAYAGQLPADRTRLREVLTGHDLLLVLGAAAIRQYPYEEGPLVPEATQVVVVTSDLAEAVRSPALLSVVADPATVARELARRLDAHRSRAAESEPRVASAAAEAGPRHTPAEPPREGALRPEDVFAVLAEHLPRETVLIEESPSSRPALQAMVPARVPMGFLSAAMGGLGFALPAAVGVKMARPDAPVLAVVGDGSSLYSIQALWTAAHRGVGAVFLVLANGRYAVMDRLADRRGGKAPWPAFPEVSVSTLAGGFGVRAMRIEDAAELAATLPDICAGLADRTEPLVVEVAVEAGTHFLP from the coding sequence GTGCGGGAGGCCGCATTCGCGGTGATGCGCGACGTCGGGCTCACCACGATCTTCTCCAACCCGGGTTCGACCGAGGTGCCGTTCCTCGCCGACCTGCCCGACGACCTCGACTTCGTGCTGGCACTGCACGAGGCGTCCGTGGTCGGCATCGCCACCGGGCACGCCTTGGCGACCGGCAGCCCGGCACTGGCGCTCGTGCACACCACTGCCGGCCTGGGCAACGCCGTCGCCGCCATCGCCACCGCGCGAGTCAACAGGGCGCCGGTCGTGGTCATGGTCGGGCAGCAGGACCGCCGGCACCTGGCGCTGGAGCCGTTCCTGGCAGGCCGGCTGGCCGGCCTGGCGGGGGACTACCCCGTGGAAGTACTCGCCCCCGTGTGGGCCGGGGACGTGCCGTCGGCGATCGCCCGGGCCGCCCACCGGGCGCAGGCCGCACAGGGACCGGTGCTGCTCGTGGTGCCCATGGACGACTGGGACCAGCCTGCGGCGCCCGACGCGGTGGCCGCACCGCAGCGGCTGGCGACCGCGCCCTCCGGCCTCCCGGCGGAGCTCGACGAGGTGGTCGGCCTCGCGGCCGGTGCGCGGTCGCCGGCCGTGCTGGCCGGGGCCGGGGTCGACACCGCCGCGGGCTGGGATGCCGTACGCAGGCTCGCAAGGGCCGCGCACGCCCCGGTCTACGCCGAGCCCTTCGGCGCCCGGGCAGGCTTCGACCAGACCGACCCGGCGTATGCCGGCCAGCTGCCCGCCGACCGCACCCGCCTGCGCGAGGTGCTCACCGGTCACGACCTGCTCCTCGTCCTGGGCGCCGCCGCCATCCGGCAGTACCCCTACGAGGAGGGCCCGCTCGTGCCGGAGGCCACTCAGGTCGTCGTCGTCACGAGCGACCTCGCCGAGGCGGTGCGCTCACCCGCGCTGCTGTCCGTCGTGGCGGACCCCGCCACCGTGGCGCGGGAGCTGGCCAGGCGCCTGGACGCGCACCGTTCCCGTGCAGCGGAATCCGAGCCACGCGTGGCGAGCGCCGCAGCGGAGGCGGGCCCGCGGCATACCCCGGCGGAGCCTCCCCGCGAGGGCGCACTGCGTCCGGAGGACGTGTTCGCGGTGCTCGCCGAGCACCTGCCGCGCGAGACGGTGCTCATCGAGGAGTCACCGTCGTCACGCCCGGCGCTGCAGGCCATGGTGCCGGCACGGGTGCCCATGGGCTTCCTGTCCGCGGCCATGGGCGGTCTGGGGTTCGCGCTGCCTGCGGCCGTCGGCGTCAAGATGGCCCGGCCCGACGCCCCCGTGCTCGCCGTCGTCGGAGACGGCTCGTCGCTCTACTCCATCCAGGCGCTGTGGACCGCCGCGCACCGCGGGGTCGGCGCCGTGTTCCTCGTGCTGGCCAACGGTCGGTATGCCGTGATGGACCGCCTCGCGGACCGGCGGGGCGGCAAGGCGCCATGGCCCGCCTTCCCGGAGGTGTCGGTCTCCACGCTCGCCGGCGGGTTCGGTGTGCGGGCGATGCGGATCGAGGACGCCGCCGAGCTCGCCGCGACCCTGCCCGACATCTGCGCCGGGCTCGCCGACCGCACCGAGCCGCTGGTCGTGGAGGTCGCCGTCGAGGCGGGCACCCACTTCCTGCCATGA
- a CDS encoding alpha-ketoglutarate-dependent dioxygenase AlkB encodes MSMALQGSLLDVADRLELRSLGRGPQRTLLARGAWVDYRPGWLAGADELFDHLHHHVPWHAERREMYEQMVDVPRLLKFYSEGEALPHPVLVEARERLSRHYAGELGEPFVTAGMCLYRDGRDSVAWHGDRIGRARDLDTMVAILSVGSARSLMLRPRGGGKSLGFSLGHGDLVVMGGSCQRTWDHCIPKTAKTVGPRISIQFRPRGVR; translated from the coding sequence ATGAGCATGGCACTCCAGGGCTCGCTGCTCGACGTCGCCGACCGCCTCGAGCTGCGCTCGCTCGGCCGCGGCCCCCAGCGCACCCTTCTGGCGAGAGGCGCCTGGGTCGACTACCGACCCGGTTGGCTGGCCGGGGCGGACGAGCTGTTCGACCACCTGCACCACCACGTGCCGTGGCACGCCGAGCGACGCGAGATGTACGAGCAGATGGTCGACGTCCCTCGCCTGCTGAAGTTCTACAGCGAGGGCGAGGCGCTGCCGCACCCGGTGCTCGTCGAGGCGCGCGAGCGGCTGAGCCGCCACTACGCCGGCGAGCTCGGCGAGCCCTTCGTCACCGCCGGCATGTGCCTCTACCGCGACGGCCGCGACTCGGTTGCCTGGCACGGCGACCGCATCGGCCGGGCCAGGGACCTCGACACCATGGTCGCGATCCTCTCCGTGGGGTCGGCGCGATCGCTGATGCTGCGACCTCGCGGAGGTGGGAAGTCACTCGGCTTCTCCCTCGGGCACGGCGACCTCGTCGTCATGGGCGGCTCCTGCCAGCGCACCTGGGACCACTGCATCCCCAAGACCGCCAAGACGGTGGGGCCACGGATCTCGATCCAGTTCCGCCCCCGCGGCGTGCGCTGA
- a CDS encoding 3-oxoacid CoA-transferase subunit A — protein sequence MTLFTHDPDEAVAAIGDGATVMIGGFGPAGQPVELVEALVRSGARDLTVVNNNAGNGDTGLAMLIGKGRVRKVICSFPRQSDSHHFDARYRAGEIELELVPQGNLAERIRAGGAGIGGFFTPTGYGTQLAEGKETREIDGRGYVLELPLTADFALVKAHSADGMGNLTYRKTARNFGPVMATAAAHTIVQVSSVVPTGGMDPEVVVTPGIFVDTVVEIPVAEPAPEEVGQ from the coding sequence ATGACGCTGTTCACCCACGACCCCGACGAGGCCGTCGCGGCGATCGGCGACGGTGCCACGGTGATGATCGGCGGCTTCGGGCCCGCCGGGCAGCCCGTCGAGCTGGTCGAGGCGCTGGTGCGCTCGGGCGCGCGTGACCTGACCGTCGTCAACAACAACGCCGGCAACGGCGACACCGGGCTCGCCATGCTCATCGGGAAGGGGCGGGTCCGCAAGGTCATCTGCTCCTTCCCGCGGCAGAGCGACTCGCACCACTTCGACGCGAGGTACCGGGCTGGCGAGATCGAGCTCGAGCTCGTGCCGCAGGGCAACCTGGCCGAGCGCATCCGCGCCGGCGGTGCCGGCATCGGCGGCTTCTTCACGCCCACCGGCTACGGCACCCAGCTGGCGGAGGGCAAGGAGACCCGAGAGATCGACGGGCGCGGCTACGTCCTCGAGCTCCCGCTCACGGCGGACTTCGCCCTCGTCAAGGCGCACAGCGCCGACGGCATGGGCAACCTGACCTACCGCAAGACCGCCCGCAACTTCGGCCCGGTGATGGCCACCGCGGCCGCCCACACGATCGTGCAGGTGAGCTCGGTCGTGCCGACCGGTGGCATGGACCCCGAGGTGGTCGTGACCCCGGGCATCTTCGTCGACACCGTCGTGGAGATCCCGGTGGCCGAGCCCGCCCCCGAGGAGGTTGGACAGTGA
- a CDS encoding ABC transporter permease gives MNALKRIGYLLGLPAILVVVWHLLTVNSDSFFVVDPVTLAQTFVDTWVGERFWNDVAPSLVRLAVGLVLAISLGIGLGLLIGSVRWLRGLTEPVLEFLRAIPPPVLVPILMVLVGINNQMKVLVIVSGAIWPVLLNTVEGVRSVDEVLIDTGRVYRITGWLRVTRLVLPAAAPQMMAGIRQALSIGLILMVISEMFASSSGLGFTIVQFQRSFAVPEMWSGVVVLGLIGLALAFIFQFVERRVLRWYHGLREVDHAG, from the coding sequence GTGAACGCGCTGAAGCGGATCGGCTACCTCCTCGGCCTGCCGGCGATCCTCGTGGTCGTGTGGCACCTGCTGACGGTGAACTCCGACAGCTTCTTCGTCGTCGACCCGGTCACGCTGGCGCAGACGTTCGTCGACACGTGGGTCGGTGAGCGGTTCTGGAACGACGTCGCCCCGAGCCTCGTGCGGCTCGCCGTCGGCCTCGTGCTCGCGATCAGCCTGGGCATCGGCCTCGGCCTCCTCATCGGCTCGGTCCGCTGGCTGCGCGGGCTCACAGAGCCCGTGCTCGAGTTCCTGCGCGCGATCCCGCCGCCGGTGCTCGTCCCCATCCTCATGGTGCTGGTGGGCATCAACAACCAGATGAAGGTGCTCGTCATCGTCTCGGGTGCCATCTGGCCGGTGCTGCTCAACACGGTTGAGGGAGTGCGCTCCGTCGACGAGGTGCTGATCGACACGGGACGCGTCTACCGCATCACGGGGTGGCTGCGGGTGACCCGGCTGGTCCTCCCCGCGGCAGCGCCCCAGATGATGGCCGGCATCCGCCAGGCGCTCTCGATCGGCCTGATCCTCATGGTCATCTCCGAGATGTTCGCCAGCTCCTCCGGTCTCGGCTTCACGATCGTGCAGTTCCAGCGCTCGTTCGCGGTGCCGGAGATGTGGAGCGGTGTCGTCGTGCTGGGGCTGATCGGACTCGCCCTCGCCTTCATCTTCCAGTTCGTCGAGCGCCGGGTGCTGCGGTGGTACCACGGCTTGAGAGAGGTTGACCATGCCGGCTGA
- a CDS encoding 3-oxoacid CoA-transferase subunit B has product MTVPATTSALDRDQVARLVARDIPHGSFVNLGIGLPTKVSNHLEPGAGVVLHTENGMLGMGPEAHGDEVDPDLINAGKIPVTELPGAAYFHHADSFAMMRGGHLDICVLGAYQVSVRGDLANWHTGREGDIPAVGGAMDLALGAKQTFVMMDLFTRSGAPKLVPECTYPLTGLACVSRVYTDRAVFHLGDGEVRVRETFGTTLAELQESLPGIELVDETGEA; this is encoded by the coding sequence GTGACCGTACCGGCCACCACCAGCGCGCTCGACCGCGACCAGGTCGCCCGGCTGGTCGCCCGCGACATCCCGCACGGCTCGTTCGTCAACCTCGGGATCGGGCTGCCCACCAAGGTGTCCAACCACCTCGAGCCCGGCGCCGGCGTCGTGCTGCACACGGAGAACGGCATGCTGGGCATGGGGCCCGAGGCGCACGGCGACGAGGTCGACCCCGACCTGATCAACGCCGGCAAGATCCCGGTCACCGAGCTGCCGGGCGCGGCCTACTTCCACCACGCCGACTCGTTCGCGATGATGCGCGGCGGCCACCTCGACATCTGCGTGCTGGGGGCCTACCAGGTCTCGGTGCGGGGCGACCTCGCAAACTGGCACACCGGCCGGGAGGGGGACATCCCGGCGGTGGGCGGCGCGATGGACCTGGCGCTCGGCGCGAAGCAGACCTTCGTCATGATGGACCTGTTCACCCGCTCCGGGGCGCCCAAGCTCGTGCCGGAGTGCACCTACCCGCTGACCGGGCTCGCCTGCGTGAGCAGGGTGTACACCGACCGGGCGGTGTTCCACCTCGGCGACGGGGAGGTCCGGGTGCGCGAGACGTTCGGCACGACCCTCGCCGAGCTGCAGGAGAGCCTGCCGGGCATCGAGCTGGTCGACGAGACGGGAGAGGCATGA
- a CDS encoding ABC transporter permease, with translation MATNRSRGSRLAQLPSWVLGLAGIALFLLVWEAVPRLGLANPEYLPPASEVLQIFVRNLGLTSFWVAVGHTMTGWALGLAIASTAAVVLGLVIGSSRFLRQATHSTIEFLRPIPSVALIPLAVLLFGVSLRSTLLLVVYAAFWQVLIQVLYGVTDVDVVASNTARSYGLGRWARMRHVVWPTTLPYLMTGLRLGAAVALILAVTSELVIGVPGLGHEIALAQSGGAATAMYALVLATGMIGVVINIGMRFVERRVLSWHPSVRGEVRP, from the coding sequence GTGGCCACGAACCGCAGCCGCGGCAGCCGGCTGGCCCAGCTTCCCTCGTGGGTGCTGGGCCTGGCCGGGATCGCCCTCTTCCTGCTCGTCTGGGAGGCGGTCCCTCGGCTCGGCCTGGCCAACCCCGAGTACCTGCCGCCGGCCAGCGAGGTGCTGCAGATCTTCGTGCGCAACCTCGGGCTGACGTCCTTCTGGGTCGCCGTCGGCCACACGATGACGGGCTGGGCGCTCGGCCTGGCGATCGCCTCGACCGCAGCCGTCGTGCTCGGCCTGGTCATCGGTTCCAGCCGGTTCCTGCGCCAGGCGACCCACTCGACCATCGAGTTCCTGCGGCCGATCCCGTCGGTGGCGCTCATCCCGCTCGCGGTCCTGCTGTTCGGGGTGTCGCTGAGGTCGACCCTCCTGCTCGTGGTCTACGCAGCCTTCTGGCAGGTGCTGATCCAGGTGCTCTACGGGGTCACCGACGTCGACGTGGTCGCCAGCAACACCGCTCGCAGCTACGGGCTGGGCCGGTGGGCCCGCATGCGCCACGTCGTGTGGCCGACCACACTTCCCTACCTCATGACGGGCCTGCGCCTCGGCGCCGCGGTCGCGCTCATCCTGGCCGTCACGTCCGAGCTGGTCATCGGCGTCCCAGGGCTCGGCCACGAAATCGCGCTGGCCCAGTCCGGTGGAGCGGCCACGGCGATGTACGCGCTCGTCCTGGCGACCGGGATGATCGGGGTGGTCATCAACATCGGCATGCGCTTCGTCGAGCGGAGGGTGCTGTCGTGGCACCCGTCGGTGCGCGGGGAGGTGCGCCCGTGA
- a CDS encoding ABC transporter substrate-binding protein yields MARTTAAAVLFVSATLALTACGSGSVSSDSPGGGASSSAAGGGGGDLTTVKVGVIPIVDTAPIWLGKEKGFFKDEGINLEITTTTGGAAAVPGVVSGDFDIAFGNVVSLMVAADKGLPLKFVTNGTTTSGEKPDFSGVVVPKDSPIKSAADLAGKTVSVNNLNNIGDTTVRKVVEEAGGDPKSIKFVEVAFPDAPAAVERKQVDAAWILEPFLSAAVGKGARVVSYNYTDFDPGLDIAGYFTKKETVEGKKDMVEKFTRAMNKSLEYAQGHPQEVRDIVGTYTKIGADARATMVLPKFVPEFNRDAATKLGEAAVSYGTLKKVPNLDELLPTG; encoded by the coding sequence ATGGCCCGCACCACTGCAGCCGCCGTCCTGTTCGTCTCGGCCACGTTGGCCCTCACCGCGTGCGGCTCCGGTTCCGTGAGCAGTGACAGCCCCGGCGGCGGCGCCTCCAGCTCGGCAGCCGGTGGAGGTGGGGGCGACCTCACGACCGTGAAGGTGGGCGTCATCCCCATCGTCGACACCGCGCCCATCTGGCTCGGCAAGGAGAAGGGCTTCTTCAAGGACGAGGGAATCAACCTCGAGATCACCACCACGACCGGAGGCGCCGCAGCGGTGCCGGGCGTCGTGAGCGGCGACTTCGACATCGCCTTCGGCAACGTCGTCTCCCTCATGGTCGCGGCCGACAAGGGCCTCCCGCTGAAGTTCGTCACCAATGGCACGACCACCTCGGGTGAGAAGCCCGACTTCAGCGGCGTGGTCGTGCCGAAGGACTCGCCGATCAAGTCCGCGGCCGACCTGGCGGGCAAGACCGTCTCGGTCAACAACCTCAACAACATCGGTGACACCACCGTGCGCAAGGTGGTCGAGGAGGCGGGCGGCGACCCCAAGTCGATCAAGTTCGTGGAGGTGGCGTTCCCCGACGCCCCGGCGGCCGTCGAGCGCAAGCAGGTGGACGCAGCCTGGATCCTCGAGCCCTTCCTCAGCGCCGCCGTCGGCAAGGGGGCACGCGTGGTCAGCTACAACTACACCGACTTCGACCCGGGCCTCGACATCGCCGGCTACTTCACCAAGAAGGAGACGGTCGAGGGCAAGAAGGACATGGTCGAGAAGTTCACGCGGGCCATGAACAAGTCGCTGGAGTACGCCCAGGGCCACCCGCAGGAGGTGCGCGACATCGTCGGCACATACACCAAGATCGGTGCCGACGCCCGCGCCACGATGGTCCTGCCGAAGTTCGTGCCCGAGTTCAACCGCGACGCGGCGACCAAGCTCGGTGAGGCAGCCGTCTCCTACGGCACGCTCAAGAAGGTGCCGAACCTCGACGAGCTGCTCCCCACCGGGTGA
- a CDS encoding 4-hydroxybenzoate 3-monooxygenase, with protein sequence MGAPTQALTRATVGIVGGGPAGLMLSHLLARSGIDSVVVDNRTRREIEETVRAGILEHDSVRMLVDTGVSDRVLREGHEHEGIELRFGGTGHRIDFKDLVGESVWLYPQTDVFMDLATARERDRGDVRFGVSDVAVHDVTTDEPRITFTDADGRASEVRCSVLVGADGSRSICRHEIPEAQRRHFFREYPFAWFGILCEAPPSAPELIYAHSDRGFALISQRTESVQRMYFQCDPTERVEDWPEDRIWEELQARVAGDGFRLKEGRITDTTVLPFRSFVCEPMRHGSMVLAGDAAHTVPPTGAKGLNLALADVRVLHECLERFVAGDRDALDDYSERALQRVWRAQHFSYWMTTMLHRLPDASDFDVRRQVGELTSVVTSRAGSTFLAEAYTGWPGRE encoded by the coding sequence ATGGGCGCACCCACGCAGGCCCTGACCCGGGCCACCGTCGGCATCGTCGGCGGTGGCCCGGCCGGGCTGATGCTCTCGCACCTGCTGGCTCGCTCGGGCATCGACTCGGTCGTCGTCGACAACCGCACCCGCCGCGAGATCGAGGAGACGGTGCGGGCCGGCATCCTCGAGCACGACAGCGTGCGGATGCTGGTCGACACCGGCGTCTCCGACCGGGTGCTGCGCGAGGGCCACGAGCACGAGGGCATCGAGCTGCGCTTCGGGGGCACCGGCCACCGCATCGACTTCAAGGACCTGGTGGGGGAGTCGGTCTGGCTCTACCCCCAGACCGACGTCTTCATGGACCTCGCGACGGCCCGGGAGCGCGACCGCGGCGACGTGCGCTTCGGCGTCAGTGACGTCGCCGTGCACGACGTCACGACCGACGAGCCACGGATCACCTTCACCGACGCGGACGGCCGGGCGAGCGAGGTGCGGTGCTCGGTGCTCGTCGGGGCCGACGGCTCGCGCAGCATCTGCCGGCACGAGATCCCCGAGGCGCAGCGCCGACACTTCTTCCGCGAGTACCCGTTCGCGTGGTTCGGCATCCTGTGCGAGGCGCCCCCCAGCGCGCCGGAGCTCATCTACGCGCACTCCGACCGTGGCTTCGCGCTCATCAGCCAGCGCACCGAGTCGGTGCAGCGCATGTACTTCCAGTGCGATCCGACGGAGCGGGTGGAGGACTGGCCCGAGGACCGCATCTGGGAGGAGCTGCAGGCGCGGGTCGCCGGCGACGGGTTCCGGCTGAAGGAGGGCCGCATCACCGACACGACGGTGCTGCCCTTCCGCAGCTTCGTCTGTGAGCCGATGCGCCACGGCAGCATGGTGCTCGCCGGCGACGCCGCCCACACCGTGCCGCCCACCGGCGCCAAGGGGCTGAACCTCGCCCTGGCTGACGTGCGGGTGCTCCACGAGTGCCTCGAGCGGTTCGTCGCCGGTGACCGGGACGCCCTCGACGACTACAGCGAGCGGGCGCTGCAGCGGGTCTGGCGCGCCCAGCACTTCTCCTACTGGATGACGACGATGCTGCACCGGCTCCCCGACGCCTCGGACTTCGACGTGCGGCGGCAGGTCGGCGAGCTGACGTCGGTGGTCACCTCCAGGGCGGGCTCGACGTTCCTCGCCGAGGCCTACACCGGCTGGCCCGGCCGGGAGTAG
- a CDS encoding IclR family transcriptional regulator C-terminal domain-containing protein, which yields MSAEDSDVTHAPSGEFVQSLARGFAVIRAFDEQHPQLTLSEVARRANLSRATARRFLFTLVTLGYMRTDGREFALTPRVLQLGYAYLSGLRLPEVAEPHLKQLSEEVGESTSASVLDGDDVVYVARVHTRRIMTVAINVGTRFPAYATSMGRVLLAHLPPEQLQAYLDRVELRPLTPRTITSREELAKALGLVREQGWASVDQELEAGLRSVAVPVRGRDGSVVAALNVSMRVGFPGEDPHRVEQVLPAALAAAQRISADLALGS from the coding sequence ATGAGCGCCGAGGACAGCGACGTCACCCACGCGCCGAGCGGTGAGTTCGTGCAGTCCCTGGCCCGCGGCTTCGCCGTGATCCGCGCCTTCGACGAGCAGCACCCGCAGCTGACGCTGTCGGAGGTGGCCCGCCGGGCGAACCTCTCACGAGCGACGGCGCGCCGCTTCCTGTTCACTCTCGTGACGCTGGGCTACATGCGCACCGACGGTCGGGAGTTCGCCCTGACGCCTCGCGTCCTCCAGCTCGGCTACGCCTACCTCTCCGGCCTGCGGCTGCCGGAGGTCGCCGAGCCCCACCTGAAGCAGCTCTCGGAGGAGGTGGGGGAGTCGACGTCGGCCTCGGTGCTCGACGGCGACGACGTCGTCTACGTCGCGCGGGTGCACACCCGGCGCATCATGACGGTCGCCATCAACGTCGGCACGCGGTTCCCGGCCTACGCCACGTCCATGGGCCGGGTCCTGCTGGCGCACCTCCCCCCGGAGCAGCTGCAGGCCTACCTCGACCGCGTCGAGCTGCGCCCGCTGACACCGCGGACCATCACCTCGCGGGAGGAGCTCGCGAAGGCCCTCGGTCTGGTCAGGGAGCAGGGTTGGGCGAGCGTCGACCAGGAGCTCGAGGCCGGTCTGCGGTCGGTCGCCGTGCCGGTCCGGGGCCGTGACGGCAGCGTGGTGGCCGCCCTCAACGTGTCGATGCGCGTCGGGTTCCCGGGGGAGGACCCGCACCGGGTCGAGCAGGTGCTGCCCGCCGCGCTGGCCGCCGCGCAGCGGATCTCGGCGGACCTCGCCCTCGGGTCCTGA